In a single window of the Luteibacter rhizovicinus DSM 16549 genome:
- the miaA gene encoding tRNA (adenosine(37)-N6)-dimethylallyltransferase MiaA, with protein sequence MSLDTRPLAIFLMGPTASGKTALACALADRYPVALISVDSALVYRGLDIGSAKPDAATLARYPHELVDIRDPAQPYSAADFRSDALAAMARVREAGKVPLLVGGTGLYFRALQRGLSDLPEADPVFRERLGAEAATVGWASMHTRMAAMDPVAGERIRPGDAQRIQRALEVMALTGQRLTDLQKQATGDRLPWRVLKLALLPDDRKALHARIATRFDTMLAEGFLDEVRALKARADLHADLPAIRAVGYRQAWEYLDGQGDATNLRDRGIYATRQLAKRQITWLRSELDARTFDPDRGDPLPEVDKALGPFLGMPMSSRPALPAGV encoded by the coding sequence ATGAGTCTCGACACCCGCCCCCTTGCCATCTTCCTGATGGGCCCGACCGCGTCGGGTAAGACGGCGCTCGCCTGCGCGCTGGCGGATCGCTATCCGGTCGCGCTCATCAGCGTCGACTCGGCGCTGGTCTATCGTGGGCTCGACATCGGTTCGGCCAAACCGGATGCCGCGACGCTGGCGCGGTATCCGCACGAGCTGGTCGATATCCGCGATCCGGCCCAGCCCTATTCGGCGGCGGATTTCCGCAGCGATGCGCTGGCCGCGATGGCCCGGGTGAGGGAAGCGGGGAAGGTTCCCCTCCTGGTCGGCGGCACGGGCCTGTACTTCCGGGCGCTCCAGCGTGGCCTGTCCGACCTCCCGGAAGCCGATCCGGTCTTCCGCGAGCGGCTGGGGGCGGAAGCGGCAACCGTCGGTTGGGCATCGATGCACACACGCATGGCGGCGATGGACCCCGTCGCCGGTGAGCGAATTCGGCCGGGCGATGCCCAACGCATCCAGCGCGCGCTCGAGGTCATGGCGCTGACCGGCCAACGCCTGACCGATCTGCAGAAGCAGGCAACCGGCGATCGACTGCCCTGGCGGGTGCTCAAGCTCGCCCTGTTGCCGGACGACCGCAAGGCGCTGCACGCCCGGATCGCCACCCGCTTCGACACCATGCTGGCCGAGGGCTTTCTCGATGAAGTCAGGGCGCTCAAGGCCCGCGCCGACTTGCATGCCGACCTTCCGGCGATCCGCGCCGTGGGCTACCGGCAGGCCTGGGAGTATCTCGACGGGCAGGGCGACGCCACGAACCTGCGCGACCGTGGTATCTATGCAACGCGGCAACTCGCCAAGCGGCAGATCACCTGGCTTCGAAGCGAGCTCGACGCACGCACGTTCGACCCGGACCGGGGGGATCCGTTGCCGGAAGTGGACAAAGCGCTGGGCCCGTTCCTGGGAATGCCGATGTCGTCACGTCCGGCGCTTCCTGCTGGCGTTTAA
- the tdh gene encoding L-threonine 3-dehydrogenase has product MQQTMRALVKRKPEQGIWMEEVPVPQVGPNEVLIKVEKTAICGTDLHIYKWDEWSQRTITPGLTIGHEFVGRVVDMGPGVTGYKIGDRVSAEGHIVCGHCRNCRAGRQHLCPNTVGIGVNRNGAFAEYMTMPASNLWPIPDQIPSELAAFFDPYGNAAHCALEFDLIGEDVLITGAGPIGIIAAGIAKHIGARNVVVTDVNDYRLKLAADMGATRVVNVANQSLKDVVKDLHIEGFDVGLEMSGNPRAFGDMLDCMYHGGKIAMLGIMPRGAGIDWDKVIFKGLTLQGIYGRRMYETWYKMTQMVLTGFPLQKVLTHQIAIDDFQKGFDLMDAGQCGKVVCSWT; this is encoded by the coding sequence ATGCAGCAGACGATGAGGGCGCTGGTCAAGCGCAAGCCCGAACAGGGCATCTGGATGGAAGAAGTGCCGGTACCGCAAGTCGGCCCGAACGAAGTCCTGATCAAGGTCGAGAAAACCGCCATTTGCGGTACCGACCTGCACATCTACAAGTGGGACGAGTGGTCCCAGCGCACGATCACGCCCGGCCTGACCATCGGCCACGAGTTCGTCGGTCGCGTCGTCGACATGGGCCCCGGGGTCACCGGCTACAAGATCGGCGACCGCGTCTCGGCGGAAGGCCATATCGTCTGCGGTCATTGCCGTAATTGCCGCGCCGGTCGCCAGCACCTGTGCCCGAACACCGTCGGCATCGGCGTGAACCGTAACGGTGCCTTCGCCGAATACATGACGATGCCCGCCTCGAACCTCTGGCCGATCCCGGACCAGATCCCGTCCGAGCTGGCCGCCTTCTTCGACCCGTACGGCAATGCCGCGCATTGCGCGCTGGAATTCGACCTCATCGGTGAAGACGTGCTGATCACCGGCGCGGGCCCGATCGGTATCATCGCCGCGGGTATCGCCAAGCACATCGGCGCACGCAACGTCGTGGTAACCGACGTCAACGACTATCGCCTGAAGCTGGCCGCCGACATGGGTGCCACGCGCGTGGTCAACGTGGCGAACCAGTCGCTCAAGGATGTGGTCAAGGATCTGCACATCGAAGGCTTCGACGTCGGCCTGGAAATGAGCGGCAACCCGCGCGCCTTTGGCGACATGCTCGACTGCATGTACCACGGCGGCAAGATCGCCATGCTCGGCATCATGCCGCGTGGTGCCGGCATCGACTGGGACAAGGTCATCTTCAAGGGCCTCACGTTGCAGGGCATCTATGGCCGTCGCATGTACGAGACCTGGTACAAGATGACCCAGATGGTGCTGACCGGCTTTCCGTTGCAGAAGGTGCTCACGCATCAGATTGCCATCGACGACTTCCAGAAGGGCTTCGACCTGATGGACGCAGGTCAGTGCGGCAAGGTCGTCTGCTCCTGGACCTGA
- a CDS encoding adenylosuccinate synthase has translation MGKSVVILGAQWGDEGKGKIVDLLTERVGAVARFQGGHNAGHTLVIKGKKTVLHLIPSGILRDDALCLIGNGVVLSPAALMSEIAELEGQGVDVRPRLKISPATPLIMPYHIAVDKAREVASGAKAIGTTGRGIGPAYEDKVARRSIRVADLMYPHELPEKVQAAVEYHNFVLTQWLKAEPVDYQTVLDEALTWGEYLRPMVDDVATILHDVRKEGGNILFEGAQGALLDIDHGTYPYVTSSNTTVGGALAGTGVGARDIDYVLGICKAYATRVGGGPFPTELNDEMGELLRKKGNEFGASTGRPRRCGWIDLVALKRAVQINGIDGLAITKLDVLDGLETIKVCIAYEYRGKRRELAPLDADGWAECKPVYLEFPGWEESTAGIRDWNKLPPAARAYLRAVEELSGCKLALVATGADRDDTIILDDPFGGDDC, from the coding sequence ATGGGTAAGTCAGTCGTTATTCTGGGCGCGCAATGGGGCGACGAGGGCAAGGGCAAGATCGTCGATCTTCTCACTGAGCGCGTCGGTGCCGTCGCTCGATTCCAGGGTGGCCATAACGCCGGCCATACGCTGGTCATCAAGGGCAAGAAGACCGTCTTGCACCTGATCCCCTCGGGCATTCTGCGCGACGACGCGCTCTGCCTGATCGGCAACGGTGTGGTCCTGTCGCCGGCCGCCCTGATGAGCGAGATCGCCGAGCTCGAAGGGCAGGGCGTCGACGTCCGTCCTCGCCTGAAGATCTCGCCGGCCACGCCGCTGATCATGCCGTATCACATCGCCGTCGATAAGGCGCGCGAAGTCGCCTCCGGTGCCAAGGCGATCGGCACCACCGGTCGCGGTATCGGTCCGGCCTACGAAGACAAGGTGGCGCGTCGCTCCATCCGCGTCGCCGACCTCATGTACCCGCACGAGCTGCCCGAGAAAGTGCAGGCCGCCGTCGAGTACCACAACTTCGTGCTCACGCAGTGGCTGAAGGCCGAGCCGGTCGACTACCAGACCGTGCTCGACGAAGCCCTCACCTGGGGCGAGTACCTGCGCCCGATGGTCGACGACGTCGCCACGATCCTGCACGACGTGCGCAAGGAAGGCGGCAACATCCTGTTCGAGGGTGCGCAGGGCGCGCTGCTCGATATCGATCATGGCACCTATCCGTACGTCACCTCGTCGAACACCACGGTGGGCGGTGCACTCGCCGGTACCGGCGTGGGCGCGCGTGACATCGACTACGTGCTGGGCATCTGCAAGGCCTATGCGACCCGCGTCGGCGGCGGTCCGTTCCCGACCGAACTCAACGACGAGATGGGCGAGCTGCTGCGCAAGAAGGGCAACGAGTTTGGCGCCAGCACGGGTCGTCCGCGTCGCTGCGGCTGGATCGACCTCGTCGCGCTGAAGCGCGCCGTGCAGATCAACGGCATCGACGGCCTGGCCATCACCAAGCTCGACGTGCTCGACGGCCTGGAGACCATCAAGGTCTGCATCGCTTATGAATACCGCGGCAAGCGTCGCGAACTGGCCCCGCTGGATGCGGACGGCTGGGCCGAGTGCAAGCCGGTCTACCTCGAGTTCCCGGGCTGGGAAGAGTCGACCGCCGGCATCCGCGACTGGAACAAGCTGCCGCCGGCCGCACGTGCCTACCTGCGTGCCGTCGAAGAACTCTCGGGCTGCAAGCTGGCGCTGGTCGCCACCGGTGCGGACCGTGACGACACGATCATCCTCGACGACCCGTTCGGCGGCGACGACTGCTGA
- a CDS encoding S46 family peptidase codes for MRIRTMMLGAAMALALDAKADEGMWLPSQLPGIAKNLKDAGFRGDPKDLADLTRAPLNAVVRIGGGTGSFVSADGLVVTNHHVAFGVIQYNSKPDRDLITEGYVAADRAGELPANPDYRLRVTVGFDKVTDQVLAGARGKTGRAYFDAVDAASKALVAACEKDGIKCSVANMFYGRDFYLVRQLELRDIRLVYAPPRAIGNYGDEVDNFVWPRHAGDFTILRAYVGKDGKPADFSPDNVPYHPPSHLQISTEGVAEGDFVMLAGYPGITYRHRTAAEFADQIEWRLPTSVAVLKALQDVIEAEGKADKEAGIRYASQLQTLKNGIKRFSGELEGLERSDAVTVRREDEAAMLAWLATQPDAKTLKPQIDQAMALIAQGKDVRERDLLVGLLSSQTQLMRGALSIDRLAVERPKPDAERESGYQKRDEELIQSQLKQIQRRYDARVEKALVTSLMTRYQKLPEGQRLPEVDKVFGRTPADLAKALDHIYGATAFGGEPERTRLFAATPAEIEKSNDALLVAARTLRPALLRIEDERKAREGDLLRLRPSYMQALIAYREKQGKAVYPDANSTLRVSYGKVTPLKARDAVTYAPLTTVQGIVEKNTGVAPFDAPKPLLDAIRKGDFTGYADPKTGAMPVDFLSNLDTTGGNSGSPVLNAKGELVGLNFDSNWEAVSASWMYDPRYKRAIHVDMRYMRWLMDKVYPSPALLKELGVPAK; via the coding sequence ATGCGAATCCGTACGATGATGCTGGGAGCAGCCATGGCGCTGGCGCTGGACGCGAAGGCAGACGAGGGCATGTGGCTGCCGTCGCAGCTGCCCGGAATTGCGAAGAATCTCAAAGACGCGGGCTTTCGCGGCGACCCGAAGGATCTTGCCGACCTCACCCGGGCACCCCTGAACGCCGTGGTCCGCATCGGTGGCGGGACCGGCTCCTTCGTTTCGGCCGATGGCCTGGTGGTGACCAACCACCACGTCGCCTTTGGCGTCATCCAGTACAACTCGAAGCCGGACCGCGACCTGATCACCGAGGGCTACGTGGCCGCGGACCGCGCGGGCGAGCTTCCGGCCAACCCCGACTACCGCCTTCGCGTCACGGTCGGCTTCGACAAGGTCACCGACCAGGTGCTGGCCGGCGCCCGCGGCAAGACGGGCAGGGCGTATTTCGATGCGGTGGACGCCGCCAGCAAGGCCCTCGTCGCCGCGTGCGAGAAGGACGGGATCAAGTGCAGTGTCGCCAACATGTTCTACGGGCGGGACTTCTACCTGGTCCGCCAGCTCGAGCTGCGCGATATCCGCCTGGTTTACGCGCCGCCGCGTGCGATCGGCAACTATGGCGATGAGGTCGATAATTTCGTCTGGCCGCGTCACGCCGGCGACTTCACCATCCTGCGTGCCTACGTCGGCAAGGACGGCAAGCCGGCGGACTTCTCACCGGACAACGTGCCCTACCATCCGCCGTCGCATCTTCAAATCTCCACGGAAGGTGTCGCCGAGGGCGATTTCGTCATGCTGGCCGGCTATCCGGGTATCACCTACCGCCACCGCACGGCCGCCGAATTCGCCGACCAGATCGAGTGGCGCCTGCCGACGTCGGTCGCTGTGCTGAAAGCCTTGCAGGACGTGATCGAGGCCGAGGGCAAGGCCGACAAGGAGGCCGGCATCCGCTACGCCTCGCAGTTGCAGACCCTGAAGAACGGTATCAAGCGATTCAGTGGCGAACTCGAAGGTCTCGAGCGCAGCGACGCGGTGACGGTTCGCCGTGAGGACGAGGCCGCCATGCTGGCATGGCTCGCGACGCAGCCCGATGCGAAGACGCTGAAGCCGCAGATCGACCAGGCCATGGCGCTCATCGCGCAGGGCAAGGACGTGCGCGAGCGCGACCTTCTCGTCGGCTTGCTATCGAGCCAGACCCAACTGATGCGTGGGGCGCTGTCGATCGATCGTCTCGCGGTCGAACGTCCCAAGCCGGACGCGGAGCGCGAGTCCGGCTACCAGAAGCGCGACGAGGAACTGATCCAGAGCCAGCTGAAGCAGATCCAGCGTCGTTATGACGCGCGCGTGGAAAAGGCCCTGGTCACGTCCTTGATGACGCGCTATCAGAAGCTGCCGGAAGGGCAACGCCTGCCTGAAGTCGACAAGGTGTTCGGTCGGACGCCAGCCGATCTCGCCAAAGCGCTCGATCACATCTATGGCGCGACGGCATTCGGCGGCGAGCCCGAGCGCACGCGCCTGTTCGCGGCAACGCCAGCCGAGATCGAGAAAAGCAACGATGCCCTGCTGGTCGCGGCTCGCACCCTGCGTCCCGCGCTGCTGCGCATCGAGGACGAACGCAAGGCGCGTGAAGGCGACCTCCTGCGCCTGCGTCCCTCCTATATGCAGGCACTGATCGCCTATCGGGAGAAGCAGGGCAAAGCGGTCTATCCGGACGCCAACTCCACCCTGCGTGTCAGCTACGGTAAGGTCACGCCGTTGAAGGCGCGCGACGCGGTGACCTATGCGCCGCTGACCACCGTGCAGGGGATCGTCGAGAAGAACACGGGTGTCGCTCCGTTCGATGCACCCAAGCCCCTGCTCGACGCCATCCGTAAGGGCGACTTCACGGGCTACGCCGATCCGAAGACGGGTGCCATGCCGGTCGACTTCCTCAGCAACCTGGATACGACGGGTGGCAACTCGGGTTCGCCGGTACTCAATGCGAAGGGTGAGCTGGTCGGTCTCAACTTCGACAGCAACTGGGAAGCCGTCAGCGCCAGCTGGATGTACGACCCGCGCTACAAGCGCGCGATCCACGTCGACATGCGCTACATGCGTTGGTTGATGGACAAGGTGTATCCGTCACCGGCGTTGCTCAAGGAACTGGGTGTTCCTGCAAAGTAA
- the hflK gene encoding FtsH protease activity modulator HflK produces MAWNEPGNGQKDPWNRNRSSGQKPDLDGMLKSLKARFGKFGAGSGGVLAIVLVFIVAWLLVSSYTVIDARQVGVVLRFGQFSRVLPPGFHLKAPSPVETVTKVEMTQVRSISDNVSMLTRDENIIAIDFNVQYQVSDARKFLYSNNDIENGTMKNASEAAVRSVVGANIMDNILTTPGVDTPTPAQASAAGVAPAAKETLQQQTRDILQATLDKYDAGILVTGVSFQNVSPPKEVKDAFDDVNAAREDKQSEENKARAYESQVVPVARGDASRIAAEAQGERVERIARANGDVDRFNALLKEYRAAPEVTRRRLWLETVEEVMAGNPKVVDGSNGKNIIQLPVESNGGTVRNVPVVGPVIQSATTDANPNPQGNAQ; encoded by the coding sequence ATGGCTTGGAACGAACCCGGTAACGGCCAGAAGGATCCCTGGAACCGCAACCGGTCGAGCGGGCAAAAGCCCGATCTCGACGGCATGCTCAAAAGCCTGAAGGCTCGCTTCGGCAAGTTCGGCGCGGGAAGCGGCGGCGTACTCGCCATCGTGCTCGTCTTCATCGTGGCCTGGCTGCTGGTCAGCAGCTATACGGTGATCGACGCCCGGCAGGTCGGCGTGGTGCTGCGCTTCGGCCAGTTCTCGCGCGTACTCCCGCCCGGCTTCCACCTGAAGGCGCCCAGCCCGGTCGAGACGGTGACCAAGGTCGAGATGACCCAGGTCCGCTCGATCTCGGACAACGTATCGATGCTCACTCGCGACGAAAACATCATCGCGATCGACTTCAACGTGCAGTACCAGGTGTCCGACGCACGCAAGTTCCTGTATTCGAACAACGACATCGAGAACGGCACGATGAAGAACGCCTCGGAAGCGGCTGTCCGCTCCGTCGTCGGCGCCAACATCATGGACAACATCCTGACCACGCCGGGTGTCGACACGCCGACGCCGGCGCAGGCATCCGCCGCAGGCGTCGCACCCGCGGCCAAGGAAACGCTGCAGCAGCAGACACGCGACATCCTCCAGGCCACGCTCGACAAGTACGACGCCGGCATCCTGGTCACGGGCGTCAGCTTCCAGAACGTGTCGCCACCGAAAGAAGTGAAGGACGCCTTCGACGACGTCAACGCCGCCCGCGAAGACAAGCAGAGCGAAGAGAACAAGGCCCGCGCCTACGAGAGCCAGGTCGTTCCCGTGGCGCGCGGCGATGCCTCGCGCATCGCCGCCGAAGCGCAGGGCGAACGCGTCGAGCGTATCGCCCGTGCCAACGGTGACGTCGATCGCTTCAATGCGCTGCTGAAGGAATACCGCGCCGCTCCCGAGGTCACGCGTCGTCGCCTGTGGCTGGAGACGGTCGAGGAAGTCATGGCCGGCAATCCGAAGGTGGTCGACGGCAGCAACGGCAAGAACATCATCCAGCTTCCGGTCGAGTCGAACGGCGGCACGGTTCGCAACGTGCCGGTCGTGGGGCCGGTCATCCAGTCGGCGACCACCGATGCGAACCCCAATCCGCAGGGGAATGCACAGTGA
- the hflX gene encoding ribosome rescue GTPase HflX — protein sequence MFDRQKKGERAVLVLPHSRGEGDAIRRGEEFAELVASAGAEVLASIPARVATPNPRFYIGSGKADEVAEAVRALEADLVLVDHELTPVQERNLEKHLGTRVVDRAGLILDIFAQRARSHEGKLEVELAQLKHVATRLVRGWTHLDAQRGGAIGNRGPGETQLETDRRLLAERVKMLSKRLEKVQTQRDQQRRSRLRNTVPRVALVGYTNAGKSTLFNALTTGGVYVADQLFATLDPTVRKIDGLACGPAVVADTVGFIRELPHDLVAAFRATLAEARDADLLIHVSDAADEEREILRKVVNEVLEEIGAGDVPQLSVMNKVDLIDAEPRVDRGDDGKPRQVWLSAASGAGLDGLRDALGELLGGDRIRAGLELPLTAGRLHARLKAAGAIAGEAIDEHGWHLDIDAPRSVLAPLIGDDVHGRPLRDLIDPPHAEF from the coding sequence GTGTTCGATAGGCAAAAGAAAGGCGAGCGGGCCGTGCTGGTCCTGCCGCATTCGCGTGGCGAAGGCGACGCGATCCGCCGTGGCGAGGAATTCGCCGAACTGGTCGCTTCGGCAGGCGCCGAAGTCCTGGCCAGTATTCCGGCCCGGGTGGCGACACCCAATCCCCGTTTCTATATCGGCAGTGGCAAGGCCGACGAGGTCGCCGAAGCCGTGCGCGCGCTCGAGGCCGACCTGGTTCTCGTCGATCACGAGCTGACGCCGGTGCAGGAGCGCAATCTCGAGAAGCACCTGGGGACGCGCGTCGTCGACCGCGCCGGGCTGATTCTCGACATTTTCGCCCAGCGGGCCCGTTCCCATGAGGGCAAGCTCGAGGTCGAGCTGGCCCAGCTCAAGCACGTTGCGACGCGCCTGGTTCGTGGCTGGACCCATCTGGACGCCCAGCGCGGCGGTGCCATCGGCAACCGCGGCCCGGGTGAAACCCAGCTGGAGACCGATCGCCGCCTGCTCGCCGAGCGCGTGAAGATGCTGAGCAAGCGCCTGGAGAAGGTGCAGACCCAGCGCGACCAGCAGCGTCGCTCGCGCCTGCGTAACACGGTGCCCCGCGTCGCCCTGGTCGGCTATACCAACGCCGGCAAGTCGACCTTGTTCAATGCGCTGACCACCGGCGGCGTGTACGTCGCCGACCAGCTGTTCGCAACCCTGGATCCCACGGTGCGCAAGATCGACGGTCTGGCGTGTGGTCCCGCGGTCGTCGCCGACACGGTCGGTTTCATCCGCGAGCTGCCGCACGATCTGGTCGCGGCGTTCCGCGCCACCCTGGCCGAGGCCCGTGATGCCGACCTGCTCATCCACGTCAGCGACGCTGCCGACGAGGAACGCGAGATTCTCCGCAAGGTGGTCAACGAGGTGCTCGAGGAGATCGGCGCCGGCGATGTACCCCAGCTGTCGGTGATGAACAAGGTGGACCTGATCGACGCCGAACCGCGCGTCGATCGCGGCGACGACGGCAAACCGCGTCAGGTCTGGCTTTCCGCAGCCAGTGGCGCCGGCCTGGATGGGTTGCGCGACGCGCTGGGCGAGTTGCTCGGTGGTGACCGCATCCGTGCGGGTCTTGAGCTTCCTCTCACGGCCGGGCGTCTGCATGCTCGCCTGAAGGCGGCCGGCGCCATCGCCGGCGAGGCCATCGATGAGCATGGCTGGCACCTGGATATCGACGCCCCACGCTCGGTCCTGGCCCCGCTTATCGGCGACGATGTCCACGGCAGGCCGCTCCGCGACCTGATCGATCCCCCTCACGCGGAGTTCTGA
- the hflC gene encoding protease modulator HflC, whose protein sequence is MKYISGLIVVILVLLGFNSAFVVKEGENALLLQFGRIVRADYQPGLHFKIPVVQQVMRFDNRILGLDAQPERYFTLEKKSVNVDFYVKWRIADNAAYYRATSGEQTQAIQRLTPIVKDALRHEFNSRKLEDLIAGGREDITGQVRKDTDLAARKNLGIAIVDVRIKRIDLPDEVSGSVYKRMRNERLQLANELRYTGQESAEKIRADADRQKVVLLADANREATKVKGDGDAQAAAIYAQAYSQDPEFFSFYRSLAAYRKSFADGKGVLVLKPDSEFLRYLNDGPGRAR, encoded by the coding sequence GTGAAATACATTTCCGGCCTCATCGTCGTCATCCTCGTCCTGCTGGGCTTCAACAGCGCCTTCGTCGTCAAGGAAGGCGAGAATGCCCTCCTGCTGCAGTTCGGCCGCATCGTGCGGGCGGACTACCAGCCGGGCCTGCACTTCAAGATTCCCGTCGTGCAGCAGGTGATGCGTTTCGACAACCGCATCCTCGGCCTGGATGCGCAGCCCGAGCGCTATTTCACGCTCGAGAAGAAGAGCGTCAACGTCGACTTCTACGTGAAGTGGCGCATCGCCGATAACGCTGCGTATTACCGTGCCACGTCGGGCGAGCAGACCCAGGCCATCCAGCGTCTCACGCCGATCGTGAAGGATGCCCTGCGCCACGAGTTCAACTCGCGCAAGCTCGAGGACCTGATCGCCGGCGGTCGTGAAGACATCACCGGCCAGGTGCGCAAGGACACCGATCTCGCGGCACGCAAGAACCTCGGCATCGCCATCGTCGATGTGCGCATCAAGCGAATCGACCTCCCCGACGAAGTGAGTGGCTCGGTCTATAAGCGCATGCGCAACGAGCGCCTGCAGCTGGCCAACGAACTGCGGTACACCGGTCAGGAAAGCGCCGAGAAGATTCGCGCCGACGCCGATCGCCAGAAGGTCGTCCTGCTGGCCGACGCCAATCGCGAGGCGACCAAGGTCAAGGGCGACGGCGACGCCCAGGCGGCCGCCATCTATGCCCAGGCGTACAGCCAGGACCCCGAGTTCTTCTCGTTTTATCGAAGCCTCGCGGCCTATCGTAAGTCCTTTGCCGACGGCAAGGGCGTGCTGGTGCTCAAGCCCGATTCCGAATTCCTGCGCTATCTCAATGACGGCCCCGGCCGCGCGCGCTAA
- the hfq gene encoding RNA chaperone Hfq, producing the protein MSKGQSLQDPFLNALRRERVPVAIYLVNGIKLQGTIESFDQFVVLLRNQVSQMVYKHAISTVVPSRNVRVGGHENHPESGAGDAEG; encoded by the coding sequence ATGTCCAAAGGGCAGTCGTTGCAGGATCCGTTTTTGAATGCGCTTCGCCGTGAGCGCGTGCCGGTCGCCATTTACCTGGTGAACGGTATCAAGCTGCAGGGCACGATCGAGTCGTTCGACCAGTTCGTGGTTCTGCTGCGCAATCAGGTGAGCCAGATGGTTTACAAGCACGCCATCTCGACGGTCGTGCCGAGCCGCAATGTGCGGGTCGGTGGCCACGAGAATCACCCGGAATCGGGTGCGGGCGACGCCGAGGGTTGA